The genomic window CTTAGGTGTGGATATTTTTTATAAATCCCAAATAGACCACGATTTCTCGGCTTGGAGTTTTAACATGTTTAAGCCGTTTACGGTAACAGCACCGTTATCTTTACCTTGTTTTAAGAATTTAGTTTGATCTGGATTGTAAATTAAATCGAATAAAATATGTTTATCCGTTATGCCGTTGTACGGAATATTTGCACAAACATCGATATCCGGAAAAGTACCTAAAGGCGTACAATTCACAATAATTTGATGATCGGTTATAATGTTTTCTGTTAAATCATCATAAGTGAAAGTAACTCCTTTCGATTGTTTTCTAGATACATATTTATAATCGATTCCTAGTTCTTTTAAACTGAAAGCCACAGCTTTACTTGCTCCGCCAGTTCCTAGAATTAGTGCTTTTTTATGATACGATTTGATAAACGGTTTTAATGTATTTTTAAAACCATAGCAATCGGTGTTGTAACCCACAAGTTTACCTTTTTTTGTAACTTTTATAGTGTTTACAGCGCCAATAGCTTTAGCCTTTTTGTTTATTTTATCAAGAAAAGGCATCACGGCTTCCTTGTAAGGAATAGTAACATTAAGGCCTTTAATATTTTTTGTGTTTTTTATGATTGAAGGAAATAGATCAATATTTTCTAAGTCGAAATTTTCGTAAGTAGTGTCTGTTATATTTTCATTTTCAAATTTTTCTTTGAAATAATTTCTTGAAAATGAATATGATATATCCTTGCCTAAAAGTCCTAGTTTTTTCACTTGATAATTTTTTAATGTTAATCTTTTAAATGTCTTGTTTTTTGTCCGTACCATTCTAGGGCTAAAACGAGGGCTATACCAACTATAATAAAGCCAATTGCTAAATAAGTATCTGTGTTTAATTCTGGAAAAAAACGTTGATAATTTTGAACGACTTTGGATCCTGTTGAATCGAAAAGAAAACTACCATTACTATCTAGCTTGTAAATGGTTTTTTTCCATGGCCAAACAACACCTAAAGAGCCAATGATAAACCCTAATATTGCAGAGGTTGTAATACTCTTATAATGTTTTAATATATAGCTTAATAGGTGAGAAAACGTAATTAAACCAGTAACAGAACCTAAAGTGAAAGCGGCTAAAACTTTTAGCATTCTAATGCGGTCAGGATTTGCCGTAAAGCTAAAATTACCATTAAACATTTCAGAAAATGTATCGTAAAGCGCATTGACAGAATCGACTAAAAGTAGTACATAATTACCGAGTAGAATAAGAATGAATGAGCCTGAAAACCCAGGAAGGGTCATTCCCGATACGCTAATAATTCCGCAGAAAAACACAAACCAGAGGTTGTCATTTTCCTTAGCTGGACTTAAAAAACTAATACCTACACCAAGTAAAATACCAATAGCTAAAGATAAATAAGTTTTGTAATTCCGATCTTTAAAATCTTTATTAACGTAATAAATGGAGCCGATTATCATTCCGAAGAAGACACTCCATACATAAAGTTCATAATGTTTAATAAGGTAATCTAGAATTTTAGAAACACTAAAATAACTAACAATCATTCCGAAGAAAAGCAGACTTAAAAAACGACCATTGATATAATTGTAAAAACTATTAAACCTGCCGTTAATCAATAATTTAAAAGCTTTACCATTTACTTTTTTTAATGAGTAAATAAACTCTTCGTAAAAACCAGCAACAAAAGCCACAACACCACCAGAAATTCCTGGAACTTTATTGGCAGCTCCCATACCTAATCCTTTTAAGATTAGAAAAATTTTATCGGTAAGTGTTCTGGTGCTTTCCATAATTATTTTTTGTTCCCTACTTTTTCAAGAATAAAAATGGTTAAAAACCCTATAATCATTAAGATTAAAGAAAAAAGTAATTGATTATTTCCATCGAAAGAAAAAGGTGATACGCTTTCTTGTAAAACGGCCGATTTGATTCCTTCGGAATTAGTATGCCAGGTTAAGGTTTTTTTCCATGGCCAAACTTTGTTTAGTGAACCAAAAATGAATCCTGTAAGTATCGCTAAAGTGACGTTATGGTAATTTTTGAATAACCATTTTAATAAATGACTAAAACTCAATAACCCAACAAGAGCTCCACTAGCAAAAATTAATATTTTTTTGATGTCAAAATCATGAAAAGCATCACTAAGTGCTTTGTATGCGCCTAGAATTATTAAAATGAACGCTCCAGAAATCCCTGGTAAAATCATGGCACAAATAGCAATAGCACCCGCAATAAATAAAAACCACGGGTTCTCGTTATTTGATGAAGCTGGAAGTGTTGTAATGTAATAGGCAATAAAGGCGCCAATTATTAAACTAATAATGACAGCTAAATTCCATTTTCTAATCTGTTTTCCAACGAAAAAAATACTGGCTACAATAAGACCAAAAAAGAAAGACCAGATAAGTACAGGATGATTTTCTAATAAGTATTTGGCTAATCGCATTACCGATACAAAACTGACCATAATACCTGTCATTAATGCAAGTAGAAAGTTGCCGTTAAGTTGTTGCCAAAATGGTTTTATACCTTTAGTAAAAAGGGATTTAATTAAAGAAGCATTTATATTGCTTATGGTATTGATTAATTCCTCGTAAATACCAGAAATAAAAGCAATTGTACCTCCCGAAACGCCTGGAACAGCATCGGCTGCTCCCATAGCAAGGCCTTTAAGCGAAATAATTAAATAGTCTTTTAAGCGTCTTTGCATGTTTTGATTTTTTACGTAAAAAACCAAAGGTATGTATTTTAATGAAAATGTTTATATAGAATATAAAACTTACTTGGAATTTTGTTTTAGCAAGCCTTGTACAGAGATTTTTGTGTATATCTCAGGAAAAAGTTCCTCAATAATAAAGCTATATTCTTCATTTAATTTTATAGCATTTTTTAGGTGAAACGTACCTTTATCGGTTTCATGAAGTGCTAAATATAATCCCGCAAGACGATATTCTAATTCTGCGCTATCTGAATAGAACTCTACAGCTTGTTCAAAATTATCAATTGCCGCTTCTGGTTCGCCTAATTTAATTAATAAATCACCTCGTGTTAACCAAGTGTTTAGTTCGTAATTGCCGAGTTCTAGTGTTTTTTTGTATCCGCGTTCTGCTTCTTCATAAAAATTTAAACGTTGATTTATTTGAGCATAAAGTTTCCAATACACAACATTTTCGGAGTCTATATTAATTGCTTTATTTATAAAATAGAGAGCACGTTGGTAATTTTTTCTTCGGTTATAAAATTTAGTAATAGCTATCCAACCTTTATCTAATAAAGGGTCTTCATGAACAGTTCTATCATAATATTGTAATGCTAAATCGTCTTTTTTTAATTTTTCATAGCAATTTCCAATATGCAATAGAGCAAAAGAAGTTGGATCGTCTAATTTTAAAGTAATTGAGTAATTTTCAATAGCGTCTTGATAACGGCCTAATTTCTCTAATACTTTACCGCGTTCTATATATGCTCCAATAAAAGTATCATCTGAAATGATAGCAAAATCAAAAGCTGCCAATGCTTTTTTTAGTTTCTTTAGAGCGAAATATTGAATACCTAATTGGTGCCAAGCTACTTCGCAATAAGGGTTTTTATCTAAGAATGTGTTTAAATACTTTATAGCTTCTTCATTTTCATTTAAATACTCGAAGCAATAAATAATGTTGTAGAGTGCCGAATAATCTTCGATATCACTTTCAAGACATTTCATGAAGTTGATTTTGGCTTCTTCAAATTTATCTAAAAATAGATATTCCATACCTATTAATGAATATAAATCTACCACATCATCTGTTAGTTGTAGTGCCTGTTTTAGAACTTCAATGGCTTTTTCATGATTATCTTTTTTAGAAAAAATATTAGCTTTTTGAATGTAGATTTCTTCATTTAGCGGATCAATGCTATAAAGTTCGTCAAGCAATAATTCGGCTTCTTTAAGTTTATCTTCAAACACAAAAACTTCTACCCGAAATAATTTTAAATTAATGGATGTAGGGTGCTGGTCCAAGCCTAATTTAATTGCTTTTTTAGCCAAAGCAATTTTTCCTAGGTTTAGATAATGATGAATGATATTCTCAAACTCTTCTGAATCGAAAAATAAAACATGATTTGTTTTAAGCATCGATTCAAATTTCGTTAATGGTAAGCTATTATTGTGGTCGTGACCAAACTCCATAAGCACTTTTGTGAGGTTTCTACTTTATTAAAGTTAGCATTCTATTCGTGGTTTACACTAAAACAGCACTAAATGTTTTTAACAAAGTAATGAACATTTTTTATTTTTTTGTAAAAAATAAAATATATTACACTGTATATTAGGTGTTTAAGTGTTTTTTATTTCGTCCAAAATATTTGTTATTTTAGTGCAACCTTCAATGATTTCTTCGTTAGAAATGGTTAAAGGAGGTGTTATTCTAACTGCTTTAGACTCGAAAAGTAGCCAAAATAATATTAAACCGTCATCTTGACATTTTAAAATAAGTGTATTTGTAATGTCATCTGAAGGTGTGATTATAGCTAACATAAGTCCGATACCTCTAATCTCTTTTATTAGAGGGTGAACTAGTAGTTTTCTAAAAAGTTGTTCTTTTTTGAGAGCTTCTTGCATTAAATTACTCTCTGTAATTTCGGTTAGAGTTGCTAATGCCGATGCAGCAATTACTGGATGACCTCCAAACGTTGTAATATGGCCTAGTTTTGGATTGTCTTGAAGTAAATTCATTAATCCTAAAGACGCTGTAAATGCACCAATAGGCATACCGCCTCCAAGGCCTTTGCCGGTAACTAAAATATCAGGAATGCAGTTGTAATGTTCGAAGCCAAAAAGTTTTCCTGTTCTACCAAAACCTGGCTGAATTTCATCTAAAATTAAAAGAGCTCCAACAGCATCACATTGTTTTCTGATTTTTTCTAAATAACCGTTTTTTGGTTGAATAAATCCTGCGCCACCTTGGATGGTTTCTAAAATAACACAAGCTGTCTTTGTTGTTATTTCGTTTATATGATCTTCATTATTGAAATCTATAAATTTAACATCGGGGAGCAGCGGTCTGAAAGCTTGTTTGCGTTCTTCAAAACCCATAATGCTCAACGCTCCCATGGTGTTGCCATGGTATGCTTTGTTTGCTGCTATAATTTCGCTTCTGCCAGTCGCTCTCCTCGCTAGTTTTAGAGCGCCTTCTATGGCTTCGGTCCCTGAATTAGTTAAATAAGTAGATTGTAAAGATTGTGGTAAATGTTTCGCTAAAAGTTTGGTAAGCTCTACGGCTGGTTTTTGTATGTATTCGCCATAAACCATAACGTGTGAGTATTTGTCCAATTGATTTTTTATTGCTCCTATAACCTTTGGATGTTGGTGTCCTAATGGACAAGCTGAAACTCCTGCAACAAAATCTAGATAGGCTTTGTTGTTGGCATCATAGATATATGAACCGTTGGCATGGGAAATTTCCATGGCTAATGGGTGAGGAGAGGTTTGGGCTTGGTGGTTTAGGAAATCTGGTTTCATAGTTGATTTTTAATTAGATATTTCATATAATTGGGCATTCCATAAATAAAAATCGTCTCCAGTTCGGATCTGCCCAACACCACATCTAAGACTTGACCCGTCGTTTTCTTTTGTGCTTTTTATTTCGTACTGTTTCCATTCGTTAGTTAATTCAATGTCTAGTATTTCGTAAATAGTATGATTGTTTCCATTTTCTTGTAAAAAAATACAGATGTTACCGCTTCCTTTTAACCAAATTTTGAATTTAAAGGTACCTATGGTTTTATTTGTATTATAAATTATATGCCCACTATCGTTTGTTATACCAATTATGTTTGGAGTAGATTGAGTTTTGTTTGGAGATTTTTCTGTTTTAGATGTAATTTTTATTCTTAATTTATTGGGCCATTTATTAAATTCCGAATCATATTTGATTAAGTTTTCTTGATTATGGTCTTCTAAAGTAGGTTTGTATTTTTTTCTGGAATATTTCATCCGCTCCAACAACTCCTCATCAAAAAAGTTCTCCTGCGGCACATAATCTTCCAAGCCTTTAATAACAGTTAATTCAAAAGGTTCATCTTCTTTAAATAAATCATCAACACTTAGAGGGCGCTCATCTTCTCTCCAGTCGAAACCTTTTAGAAATTTATCTTTTTCTTGATAATCTTTTTCAGGGAATAGTGTGCCATCAACTGTGTTTAATCTAGTGTATTCTTCAATGTCACTATTTGCAAATAACATCTTTATACTACCAGATTTAGCTTTGTCGATACCTATTAATTCTTGTTTTTCATCACGTGTATAGAATATAGATTCAGCATTTTTATTAATATTTACTTCTCTTAATTCATTAGCATCGTTAAATAAACCAACTAGAGTTATACCAAAAATCTGATTGTACCCATTTTCACTTATAGTGTCTTTACTAATGATAAATGCGTTATTGAAAACACGAAGTGAATCTAGTTTTTCTGTTTTTGAGTTTGAAATTAAATGAATGGTATCACCTGTCATTTGGTTTGCGTTATTCCAAAGAATAGGTCGTCGCTTTGTTGAAAAAGCATCTGTAGAAGCAAAACGATCTAGATTTATTAATTCGGTAATTCCAGTTTTTTGATCAGCATGAATAGAATCGGCTTTGGCGCTAATGTCTGTTTTAAACAATTTAGCGTTGTAATAAGCTCGAGTAATCCTATTTTCCGGTTTACCGGTAACCATTATTTTATCAGCATGAAGGTATACAGAATCTTTTTCTTGAACTGTGGTGACTAAAGCACGTTTAGTTATAAAAAGTGAATCTTTAGCTCTAAAAACTTCGGCGTAATGGCCTGTTACAATACTGTTATTAATAGTGTCAGTAATTTTAATATTGTTTGTTGCAGAGGCAAAACTTTTTGTGTTGTCAAAATATAGACTATCACCTTCGATAATACGATCATCATAATATATCTTAGAATCTTTTAGAGCATAGCCGGTTTTATTTTTTGTATCATAGAAGCCTTTTTCGCAATAGGTTTTACTGTCTTCTGTTATTATTGTTGATGGACCAAATAAATATGCAAGTCCAGTATCTTCATAAAAATCGAAATAATTTGAGTTTACTACAGTTCCATCACCTGTTAAAACAACGTCATCAACAAATTGAAATTTTTTGTCTTTCATATAATAACGACCAATTTTACTGGTAATAGTACCTGAAGAATCTTTGACTACATTACCGCCACTTTTATAAAATGATTGCTGTTTAATACGATCGAAATATAAAGTATCTGAAGAAATGGTTGAATTAGGGCTTTTTAAAATAACTTCACCACTCGCAAAAGCTAATTGAGAGGTGCCACTGTATTCTACATATTTAGAAGTCATGGTGATGGTGTCACCCTGTTTTACAATAACATTTCCGTAAGCTTCAACAAAATTTTCACCACTGTAGTAAATTGCTTTATCGCACCACATATTACTACCTGCATGAACAATATGTACTTGTTGCATGCTGTTACGCGTTAGTACTTTTGCTCCAGGATAATTTTCTTCATCTACATTTAATCGCCCGGCATATTCAATTTTTATTTTCTTTTTATCTTGAGCGTTTAGTAGTACCGAAAGTCCAAAAAGGAAAAAT from Algibacter sp. L1A34 includes these protein-coding regions:
- a CDS encoding tetratricopeptide repeat protein, with protein sequence MEFGHDHNNSLPLTKFESMLKTNHVLFFDSEEFENIIHHYLNLGKIALAKKAIKLGLDQHPTSINLKLFRVEVFVFEDKLKEAELLLDELYSIDPLNEEIYIQKANIFSKKDNHEKAIEVLKQALQLTDDVVDLYSLIGMEYLFLDKFEEAKINFMKCLESDIEDYSALYNIIYCFEYLNENEEAIKYLNTFLDKNPYCEVAWHQLGIQYFALKKLKKALAAFDFAIISDDTFIGAYIERGKVLEKLGRYQDAIENYSITLKLDDPTSFALLHIGNCYEKLKKDDLALQYYDRTVHEDPLLDKGWIAITKFYNRRKNYQRALYFINKAINIDSENVVYWKLYAQINQRLNFYEEAERGYKKTLELGNYELNTWLTRGDLLIKLGEPEAAIDNFEQAVEFYSDSAELEYRLAGLYLALHETDKGTFHLKNAIKLNEEYSFIIEELFPEIYTKISVQGLLKQNSK
- a CDS encoding DUF368 domain-containing protein, coding for MESTRTLTDKIFLILKGLGMGAANKVPGISGGVVAFVAGFYEEFIYSLKKVNGKAFKLLINGRFNSFYNYINGRFLSLLFFGMIVSYFSVSKILDYLIKHYELYVWSVFFGMIIGSIYYVNKDFKDRNYKTYLSLAIGILLGVGISFLSPAKENDNLWFVFFCGIISVSGMTLPGFSGSFILILLGNYVLLLVDSVNALYDTFSEMFNGNFSFTANPDRIRMLKVLAAFTLGSVTGLITFSHLLSYILKHYKSITTSAILGFIIGSLGVVWPWKKTIYKLDSNGSFLFDSTGSKVVQNYQRFFPELNTDTYLAIGFIIVGIALVLALEWYGQKTRHLKD
- a CDS encoding shikimate dehydrogenase family protein codes for the protein MKKLGLLGKDISYSFSRNYFKEKFENENITDTTYENFDLENIDLFPSIIKNTKNIKGLNVTIPYKEAVMPFLDKINKKAKAIGAVNTIKVTKKGKLVGYNTDCYGFKNTLKPFIKSYHKKALILGTGGASKAVAFSLKELGIDYKYVSRKQSKGVTFTYDDLTENIITDHQIIVNCTPLGTFPDIDVCANIPYNGITDKHILFDLIYNPDQTKFLKQGKDNGAVTVNGLNMLKLQAEKSWSIWDL
- a CDS encoding OstA-like protein, whose protein sequence is MIRIKHIYIFIFFLFGLSVLLNAQDKKKIKIEYAGRLNVDEENYPGAKVLTRNSMQQVHIVHAGSNMWCDKAIYYSGENFVEAYGNVIVKQGDTITMTSKYVEYSGTSQLAFASGEVILKSPNSTISSDTLYFDRIKQQSFYKSGGNVVKDSSGTITSKIGRYYMKDKKFQFVDDVVLTGDGTVVNSNYFDFYEDTGLAYLFGPSTIITEDSKTYCEKGFYDTKNKTGYALKDSKIYYDDRIIEGDSLYFDNTKSFASATNNIKITDTINNSIVTGHYAEVFRAKDSLFITKRALVTTVQEKDSVYLHADKIMVTGKPENRITRAYYNAKLFKTDISAKADSIHADQKTGITELINLDRFASTDAFSTKRRPILWNNANQMTGDTIHLISNSKTEKLDSLRVFNNAFIISKDTISENGYNQIFGITLVGLFNDANELREVNINKNAESIFYTRDEKQELIGIDKAKSGSIKMLFANSDIEEYTRLNTVDGTLFPEKDYQEKDKFLKGFDWREDERPLSVDDLFKEDEPFELTVIKGLEDYVPQENFFDEELLERMKYSRKKYKPTLEDHNQENLIKYDSEFNKWPNKLRIKITSKTEKSPNKTQSTPNIIGITNDSGHIIYNTNKTIGTFKFKIWLKGSGNICIFLQENGNNHTIYEILDIELTNEWKQYEIKSTKENDGSSLRCGVGQIRTGDDFYLWNAQLYEISN
- a CDS encoding aspartate aminotransferase family protein is translated as MKPDFLNHQAQTSPHPLAMEISHANGSYIYDANNKAYLDFVAGVSACPLGHQHPKVIGAIKNQLDKYSHVMVYGEYIQKPAVELTKLLAKHLPQSLQSTYLTNSGTEAIEGALKLARRATGRSEIIAANKAYHGNTMGALSIMGFEERKQAFRPLLPDVKFIDFNNEDHINEITTKTACVILETIQGGAGFIQPKNGYLEKIRKQCDAVGALLILDEIQPGFGRTGKLFGFEHYNCIPDILVTGKGLGGGMPIGAFTASLGLMNLLQDNPKLGHITTFGGHPVIAASALATLTEITESNLMQEALKKEQLFRKLLVHPLIKEIRGIGLMLAIITPSDDITNTLILKCQDDGLILFWLLFESKAVRITPPLTISNEEIIEGCTKITNILDEIKNT
- a CDS encoding DUF368 domain-containing protein; protein product: MQRRLKDYLIISLKGLAMGAADAVPGVSGGTIAFISGIYEELINTISNINASLIKSLFTKGIKPFWQQLNGNFLLALMTGIMVSFVSVMRLAKYLLENHPVLIWSFFFGLIVASIFFVGKQIRKWNLAVIISLIIGAFIAYYITTLPASSNNENPWFLFIAGAIAICAMILPGISGAFILIILGAYKALSDAFHDFDIKKILIFASGALVGLLSFSHLLKWLFKNYHNVTLAILTGFIFGSLNKVWPWKKTLTWHTNSEGIKSAVLQESVSPFSFDGNNQLLFSLILMIIGFLTIFILEKVGNKK